A stretch of the Prochlorococcus marinus str. MIT 0918 genome encodes the following:
- a CDS encoding DUF6439 family protein, with product MKSQTNLWPEDTKKTMQELHFQLALDNTNWHKYKTNKHRRTAELLASALSQVINNGKEDDIESLIEQSLRWIREEIKDPGCPSH from the coding sequence ATGAAATCTCAAACCAACCTTTGGCCAGAAGATACAAAGAAAACAATGCAAGAGCTTCATTTTCAACTAGCATTGGATAACACGAATTGGCATAAATATAAAACAAATAAACATAGAAGGACTGCTGAGCTACTAGCAAGTGCTTTATCTCAAGTGATTAATAATGGGAAAGAAGATGATATTGAATCTCTTATAGAACAATCTTTACGTTGGATCAGAGAAGAAATCAAAGATCCAGGATGCCCATCGCATTAG
- a CDS encoding sodium/glutamate symporter has product MKEFHQLLGKVIFSDSASTLIISFGVLFIFASLFIIGRRFKSALRLERLGIPISILVGTFALLIGPYGPYPLLPQTITDVWIRLPTPLLTLVFATLMLGKPLPKGSSLWQPVASQALLGLLLGFGQYLIGGIAVLIFLSPVLDVDPLMGCLIEIGFEGGHGAAAIMGNSFEKIGFSQGLDLGLAMATVGLLSSTLIGSGLVVLGRSLGWISSINNQNNIEDDLISGDQISIYSQIRQLAINIAFVGLAVLFGITLLSCLRQLGSYLGGQFYEVSSIFPVFPLALIGSLFIRFFLEKFDKTEFVSEILQREIGILSTDLLITTAMAGLNLPLLLQDWLPISILALSGLIWNLLGMFLFARILFKDKWFERSIIEFGNATGVAASGILLLRLADPKDDTNTLPIFSIKQLFLQPLLSGGLITVIAPLYILKLGLTGWTELCGVLTIAFILLAMILQNKLEQDIA; this is encoded by the coding sequence ATGAAAGAATTTCATCAGTTGTTAGGAAAAGTTATTTTTTCAGATTCTGCTTCAACATTAATAATTTCTTTTGGTGTCTTATTTATTTTTGCAAGTTTATTCATTATCGGAAGAAGATTTAAATCAGCCTTGAGGCTCGAAAGACTAGGTATACCAATATCAATTCTTGTAGGAACATTTGCTCTTTTGATAGGCCCTTATGGCCCTTACCCTCTTTTGCCACAAACAATTACTGATGTATGGATAAGACTTCCTACGCCGCTTCTAACGCTTGTTTTTGCAACTTTAATGCTTGGGAAACCTTTACCTAAAGGCAGCTCATTATGGCAACCTGTTGCATCTCAAGCTCTCTTAGGACTTCTTTTGGGTTTTGGACAATATTTGATAGGTGGTATTGCAGTTTTAATTTTCCTAAGCCCTGTATTAGATGTCGATCCATTAATGGGATGTTTAATTGAAATTGGATTTGAAGGAGGTCATGGTGCGGCAGCAATTATGGGAAATAGTTTTGAAAAGATTGGGTTTAGTCAAGGTCTGGATTTAGGATTGGCGATGGCCACAGTAGGACTTTTATCCTCAACCTTGATTGGCAGTGGATTAGTTGTATTAGGCAGGTCACTTGGATGGATTTCTAGCATAAATAATCAAAATAATATTGAAGACGATCTTATTTCAGGTGATCAAATATCTATTTATTCTCAAATAAGGCAATTAGCTATTAATATTGCTTTTGTTGGACTTGCAGTTCTCTTTGGTATAACTCTTTTGAGTTGCTTAAGACAATTAGGAAGTTATTTAGGAGGTCAATTTTATGAAGTTAGTTCTATATTCCCTGTTTTCCCATTGGCCTTAATTGGATCATTGTTTATCCGATTCTTTTTAGAAAAGTTTGATAAAACAGAATTTGTTTCTGAAATATTACAAAGAGAGATAGGAATTCTTTCTACGGATTTACTTATCACTACAGCAATGGCTGGTCTTAATTTGCCATTGCTATTGCAAGATTGGTTGCCAATATCAATACTTGCTTTAAGTGGGTTAATTTGGAATTTGCTAGGAATGTTTTTATTTGCAAGAATATTATTTAAGGATAAATGGTTTGAAAGATCAATAATTGAATTTGGTAATGCAACTGGAGTTGCAGCTAGTGGAATACTTTTGCTCCGTTTGGCTGATCCTAAAGATGATACAAATACGTTGCCCATATTTTCAATAAAACAATTATTTCTTCAACCATTACTTTCAGGTGGATTAATAACAGTTATAGCACCACTTTATATACTAAAATTAGGCTTAACTGGGTGGACAGAATTATGCGGTGTTTTGACAATAGCATTCATTTTGCTTGCAATGATTCTTCAAAATAAACTTGAGCAAGATATCGCTTAG
- a CDS encoding DUF1350 family protein, translated as MTKWRRINQTWCKWPANPTALIEMIGGSYLATSPHISYKKLLERLAKKNNAIHAWSYIPNFDHQEQSNQAWRNLRECREILESRVGKLFNPIRLGHSLGCKLHLLAPDGGRKSEFLVSISFNNFKADRSIPMLRKLKRKFNIETEFSPNPDQTMSLISNKYIQANNLLIKFNADKLDQSELLLSHLKKRINDSSKIIEIKGDHLSPIGTGIKEVFSTKSANFEYEQEDCLQDIIDTIYEFKQG; from the coding sequence ATGACTAAATGGAGACGCATTAATCAAACATGGTGCAAATGGCCTGCTAACCCAACAGCATTAATAGAAATGATAGGAGGAAGCTATTTGGCAACATCACCTCATATAAGCTACAAAAAACTTCTTGAGAGGTTGGCTAAAAAAAACAATGCTATCCATGCATGGAGTTATATTCCTAATTTTGATCATCAAGAACAATCTAATCAGGCTTGGAGAAATCTAAGAGAGTGCAGAGAAATTCTTGAGTCAAGAGTTGGAAAACTATTTAACCCAATTAGATTAGGCCATAGCTTAGGCTGCAAATTACATTTACTAGCTCCAGATGGAGGAAGAAAAAGCGAATTCTTAGTTTCAATAAGTTTTAACAATTTCAAAGCAGATCGATCAATTCCAATGCTCAGAAAATTAAAAAGAAAATTCAACATTGAAACTGAATTTAGTCCTAACCCAGATCAAACAATGTCTCTAATTAGCAATAAATATATTCAAGCAAATAACCTGTTAATTAAATTTAATGCTGACAAGCTTGATCAAAGCGAATTACTCCTAAGTCATTTAAAAAAGAGAATTAATGATTCTTCTAAAATTATTGAAATCAAGGGTGATCATTTATCACCTATTGGTACTGGAATAAAAGAAGTATTTTCAACTAAAAGTGCTAATTTTGAATATGAGCAAGAAGACTGTTTACAAGATATCATTGATACAATATATGAATTTAAACAAGGTTAA
- a CDS encoding 3'-5' exonuclease produces MQKELDFINTSQIAEKLSSPLFILIIDTETTGLDSEQDQCIEVGAVLFHVASRSVIAQNSFLIPSNSNAAESINRISPEVTKLTESWKDGLTYFNSLLESADVVLAHNASFDKKWFGKYPLPDILKPWICSMEDIPWPSDLHLRARPSVKDLALAYEVPVWSAHRALTDCIYLVEVLRRCTNLEDLLEQALEPRRLMRADISYEERHLAKKAGFQWNEPIRGAWTRRLSEREIMKLPFPVNEIQF; encoded by the coding sequence ATGCAGAAAGAACTCGATTTTATTAACACATCTCAAATTGCAGAAAAGTTGTCTTCACCATTATTTATTTTGATAATTGATACTGAGACAACTGGGCTTGACTCAGAACAAGATCAATGTATTGAAGTTGGTGCTGTACTCTTTCATGTTGCAAGTAGATCTGTTATTGCTCAGAATTCATTTTTAATTCCTTCTAATAGTAATGCTGCTGAATCAATTAATAGGATTTCCCCAGAAGTTACAAAATTGACTGAATCTTGGAAAGATGGACTTACCTATTTTAATTCTTTGCTTGAGAGTGCGGATGTTGTTCTTGCGCATAACGCATCTTTTGATAAAAAATGGTTTGGGAAATACCCCCTTCCAGATATTTTAAAACCATGGATTTGTTCTATGGAAGATATACCCTGGCCATCAGACCTTCACCTTAGAGCAAGACCTTCGGTAAAAGATCTTGCGCTTGCATATGAAGTTCCTGTTTGGAGTGCTCATAGAGCTTTAACTGATTGTATTTATTTAGTTGAGGTTCTTAGAAGATGTACAAATTTAGAAGATCTTTTAGAACAGGCGCTTGAGCCAAGAAGATTAATGAGGGCAGATATCTCTTATGAAGAAAGACATTTGGCAAAGAAAGCTGGATTTCAATGGAATGAACCTATTCGAGGTGCCTGGACTCGCCGCCTTAGTGAAAGAGAGATTATGAAACTTCCTTTCCCTGTAAATGAAATCCAATTTTAA
- a CDS encoding TIGR02450 family Trp-rich protein yields MKNNLLHWPPPKAWTSIVLVKGFRHFVAFNYSPRQKEALVYLVSVIDGDIRLQVSFEELSNKMLWLQGWHDFDDKDVVIEHSSKKTRKININTHLDPSRDSGLTMPIEIAEIRPWF; encoded by the coding sequence ATGAAAAATAATCTTTTACATTGGCCTCCTCCAAAAGCCTGGACAAGCATTGTTCTTGTTAAAGGATTTAGGCATTTTGTAGCTTTTAATTACTCTCCCCGTCAAAAAGAGGCCTTGGTTTATTTGGTTTCGGTCATTGATGGTGACATAAGACTTCAAGTATCATTTGAAGAATTAAGTAATAAAATGTTATGGCTTCAAGGGTGGCATGATTTTGATGATAAGGATGTTGTAATAGAACATAGCTCTAAAAAAACTAGAAAAATCAATATAAATACACATCTTGACCCATCTCGAGATTCCGGTTTAACCATGCCAATTGAAATAGCTGAAATTAGACCTTGGTTTTAA
- a CDS encoding glutathione S-transferase N-terminal domain-containing protein, translating to MSITKKNNEKPINNILYSFRRCPYAMRARWALLKADQQVILREVNLKDKPIELINNSKNSTVPLLVLESGVILNESIDIIYWADNIIRIKNGLIKQKHPYQQEINLLLNQNDLIFKFHLDRYKYPNRFPNCNPKEHLIESEKILQEWNERLGKSSKKNSKAWLIGDKESIADYSLWPFVRQFRLVNQEYFDNNIKFKYLKVWLDFYLNHKLFSVLMKKYKFWNRESKEVLFPSE from the coding sequence ATGTCAATAACTAAGAAAAATAATGAAAAGCCTATAAATAACATTTTATATTCTTTCCGAAGATGTCCCTATGCCATGCGAGCTAGATGGGCCTTGCTAAAAGCTGATCAACAAGTAATATTACGTGAAGTGAATCTTAAAGATAAGCCTATTGAACTAATTAATAATTCTAAAAACTCTACTGTTCCTTTATTAGTTTTAGAGTCAGGTGTAATACTAAATGAAAGTATTGATATTATTTATTGGGCAGATAACATAATAAGAATCAAAAATGGTCTTATAAAGCAAAAACATCCATATCAACAAGAAATCAATTTATTATTAAATCAAAATGATCTCATATTTAAATTTCATCTAGATCGTTATAAATATCCCAATAGATTTCCAAACTGTAATCCCAAAGAGCATCTAATTGAATCAGAAAAAATCCTTCAAGAATGGAATGAAAGATTAGGTAAATCCTCTAAGAAGAATTCAAAGGCTTGGCTTATAGGTGACAAAGAAAGCATTGCAGATTATTCCCTATGGCCATTTGTTCGTCAATTTAGATTAGTTAACCAAGAATATTTTGATAACAATATAAAATTTAAATATTTAAAAGTCTGGTTAGATTTTTATTTAAATCATAAATTATTTTCCGTATTGATGAAAAAGTATAAATTTTGGAATAGAGAATCTAAGGAAGTTCTATTTCCTTCAGAATAA
- a CDS encoding GIY-YIG nuclease family protein produces the protein MSAFVYLIKKDGFYRIGQVKDIDRQLKKLNPDKIIETIELKYPNGFEARLLRRYQKSRLPDTSYFIFSEKQLIDCKKQFSVKGKLPQTIGADFTIALTGSIFLFILFMFVLFQIKLNLLYSFSIALTFATFPMWFLVLFGDFGGYYCDDLPLFSSWPNRIRALGIASLLSISSYLIFRFT, from the coding sequence ATGTCAGCTTTTGTTTACTTGATAAAGAAGGACGGCTTTTATAGAATAGGTCAAGTTAAGGATATTGATAGACAGTTAAAGAAATTAAACCCAGATAAGATAATAGAAACAATCGAATTAAAATATCCAAATGGATTTGAAGCTAGACTTTTAAGACGATATCAAAAATCTAGATTGCCAGATACTTCTTACTTTATCTTTTCAGAAAAACAATTAATTGACTGCAAGAAACAGTTTAGTGTTAAAGGAAAGTTACCTCAAACTATTGGTGCTGACTTTACTATAGCTTTAACAGGATCTATATTTTTATTTATCTTATTTATGTTTGTTCTTTTTCAAATTAAATTAAATTTATTATATTCTTTCTCCATAGCCTTAACTTTTGCCACTTTCCCAATGTGGTTTTTAGTTCTTTTTGGAGATTTTGGAGGTTACTATTGTGATGACCTCCCACTTTTCTCTTCGTGGCCAAATAGAATCAGAGCTTTAGGGATAGCTAGTTTATTGTCTATTTCTTCTTATTTGATCTTTAGATTTACATGA
- the psb28 gene encoding photosystem II reaction center protein Psb28, whose amino-acid sequence MTSKNNNATIQFLNGISEPVVPEIRLTRSRDGKTGQAFFTFEEPNALSSVKDGEIKGMKMIDEEGELNTREVKARFLNGVPSAIEATYVWKNETDFQRFMRFAQRYAEKNGMGYSEK is encoded by the coding sequence ATGACTAGCAAAAACAACAATGCGACAATTCAATTTTTAAATGGAATTAGTGAGCCTGTTGTTCCAGAAATAAGATTAACTAGAAGTCGAGATGGAAAAACAGGTCAAGCTTTTTTTACTTTTGAAGAGCCAAATGCACTTTCTTCTGTAAAAGATGGTGAAATCAAGGGAATGAAAATGATAGATGAAGAAGGAGAGTTAAATACAAGAGAGGTAAAAGCACGTTTTTTGAATGGAGTTCCAAGTGCAATAGAAGCAACATATGTTTGGAAAAACGAAACTGATTTTCAAAGGTTTATGCGATTTGCTCAACGATACGCAGAGAAAAATGGAATGGGTTATTCGGAAAAATAA
- the hisS gene encoding histidine--tRNA ligase gives MTNFQTLRGMPDLLPSQTECWQKVEDLARNHFLRAGLKEIRTPLLEQTELFNRGIGENTDVVGKEMYSFLDRGNRPCTLRPEGTASVVRAVIQNGLLNQGAQRLWYNGPMFRYERPQAGRQRQFHQIGVEFFGLSSVRSDAEIITIAWDFLNELGIQGLSLQINTLGTMDDRKKYRKELVTWLENVFDFLDEDSQRKLKSNPLRILDSKNPKIQEMLDEAPVLMDYLSNESEQRFLKLQSILSKLKIPFQLNLKLVRGLDYYCHTAFEIISDQLGAQATVCGGGRYDTLVEQLGGISTPSIGWAIGMERLLILLGDDFSTKTSTDVYIINRGEDVYINALVLAREIRLANFSVELDYSGSAISKQFKRANKSSASWVIILGENDLSNDEVRIKSLNTKHENIKQHISKITDINYIINIISL, from the coding sequence TTGACTAATTTTCAAACACTACGAGGAATGCCTGATCTCTTGCCATCGCAAACTGAGTGTTGGCAAAAAGTTGAGGATCTGGCTAGAAATCATTTTCTTAGAGCTGGCCTTAAAGAAATAAGGACACCTCTTCTAGAGCAAACTGAATTATTTAATAGAGGGATTGGTGAAAACACAGATGTGGTTGGTAAGGAAATGTATTCATTTTTAGATAGAGGTAATAGGCCTTGTACTCTTAGACCTGAAGGAACTGCTTCAGTTGTAAGAGCAGTTATTCAGAATGGTTTGTTAAACCAAGGAGCGCAACGCCTTTGGTATAACGGCCCTATGTTTAGATATGAACGTCCTCAAGCAGGAAGACAACGTCAATTTCACCAGATAGGAGTTGAGTTTTTCGGATTATCTTCTGTAAGAAGTGATGCTGAGATTATAACTATTGCTTGGGATTTTTTAAATGAACTTGGAATTCAAGGACTTAGTCTTCAAATAAATACTTTGGGAACTATGGATGATCGAAAAAAGTACCGTAAGGAATTAGTTACATGGCTTGAAAACGTATTTGATTTCCTTGATGAAGATTCTCAAAGAAAATTGAAAAGCAATCCATTAAGAATATTAGATAGTAAAAATCCAAAGATACAGGAAATGTTAGATGAGGCTCCTGTCCTTATGGATTATTTAAGTAATGAAAGTGAACAGAGGTTTTTAAAATTACAATCAATATTATCTAAGTTGAAAATACCATTTCAACTTAATCTGAAGTTAGTTAGGGGGCTTGATTATTATTGCCACACAGCCTTTGAAATTATTAGTGATCAATTAGGCGCACAAGCTACTGTATGTGGAGGAGGAAGATATGACACACTAGTTGAACAATTAGGTGGTATTTCTACACCTTCTATTGGATGGGCAATAGGCATGGAAAGATTATTAATTCTTTTAGGCGATGACTTTTCAACTAAAACATCAACAGATGTTTATATCATTAATAGAGGAGAAGATGTCTATATTAATGCATTAGTCTTGGCAAGAGAAATAAGACTTGCAAATTTTTCTGTAGAATTAGATTATTCTGGTTCGGCGATTTCAAAACAATTTAAAAGAGCAAATAAATCGTCTGCTTCTTGGGTGATTATTTTAGGGGAAAATGATTTATCAAATGATGAGGTTAGAATTAAGAGTCTTAATACAAAGCATGAAAATATTAAGCAACATATTTCGAAAATAACAGATATTAATTATATTATTAATATTATCAGCTTATAA
- a CDS encoding GUN4 domain-containing protein: MPSETADSNIMPIEELLEKFSIGSLRQRRRFINPIEERSSELTKLGDTLLESFDKEGDNWSAGWILQVLQRHQKEFLSEILNKNSLGWFKAPSGKGIDYGPLQLSLLEERFEDADRITTSSLRELAGPNALERGYVYFSEVESIDGIDLTTLDRLWIAYSQGRFGFSAQARLLDSFDGRYEMLWPRIGWKTDGVWTRYPKSFNWSLEAPEGHMPLVNQLRGVRLMDAYLNHPAIKSRCNEK, translated from the coding sequence ATGCCATCAGAAACAGCTGATTCAAACATTATGCCAATTGAAGAGTTACTTGAAAAATTTTCAATAGGTTCTTTAAGACAACGGCGTCGTTTTATCAACCCTATTGAGGAGCGCTCTTCAGAATTGACAAAACTTGGGGATACTTTATTAGAGAGTTTTGATAAGGAAGGTGATAATTGGTCTGCTGGTTGGATTTTACAGGTTTTGCAAAGGCATCAAAAAGAATTTCTTTCTGAAATCCTTAACAAAAATTCTTTAGGGTGGTTTAAAGCTCCTTCAGGGAAAGGAATAGACTATGGCCCTTTGCAGCTAAGTCTTCTTGAAGAGCGATTTGAAGATGCAGATCGGATTACAACATCAAGTTTAAGAGAGCTTGCTGGTCCTAATGCATTAGAACGCGGATATGTATATTTCAGTGAGGTTGAGTCCATAGATGGGATTGATTTGACTACTTTAGATCGATTATGGATTGCGTATTCTCAGGGAAGATTTGGTTTCTCTGCACAAGCAAGACTTCTTGATTCTTTTGATGGCCGATATGAAATGCTTTGGCCACGTATAGGTTGGAAAACAGATGGTGTTTGGACTAGGTATCCAAAATCTTTTAATTGGTCTCTTGAAGCTCCTGAAGGGCATATGCCTTTAGTAAATCAGTTGCGAGGAGTTCGATTGATGGATGCTTATTTAAATCATCCAGCTATAAAGTCTCGTTGTAATGAGAAATGA
- a CDS encoding SDR family NAD(P)-dependent oxidoreductase, producing MRNILISGASRGIGRCIAKRAIEDGHNVSIGVRNIKSFKDYEISEGNLKANSLLVNKYESNNNSSISNWISNTNRTFGKIDTLIHCAGIFKPTEFNFKTGEEKDIEELLKVNLMGPWLLTKAAWKYLIKNNNSRIIVLVSMSGKRSKGKLAGYTASKFALMGLCQTIRNEGWEYGLRVTAICPSWVNTDMANNLTHIQREDMTQPKELALIVSRLLELSNTCIPFELSINCNLEI from the coding sequence GTGAGGAATATTCTTATAAGTGGTGCATCAAGAGGAATAGGAAGATGCATTGCAAAAAGGGCTATTGAAGATGGTCATAATGTAAGTATCGGTGTAAGAAATATAAAAAGCTTTAAGGATTATGAAATTAGTGAGGGTAATCTAAAAGCTAATAGCCTATTAGTGAATAAATATGAATCAAATAATAATTCAAGTATATCTAACTGGATAAGTAATACAAATAGAACTTTTGGTAAAATAGATACATTAATTCATTGTGCTGGTATATTTAAACCTACAGAATTTAATTTTAAAACTGGGGAAGAAAAGGATATTGAAGAACTCTTGAAGGTAAATTTAATGGGTCCATGGTTATTAACAAAAGCTGCATGGAAATATTTGATAAAAAATAATAATTCCAGAATAATTGTACTTGTATCTATGAGTGGGAAAAGATCTAAAGGGAAACTAGCTGGTTATACAGCTAGCAAATTTGCACTCATGGGTTTATGTCAAACAATTAGGAATGAAGGCTGGGAGTATGGTCTTAGGGTTACAGCAATTTGTCCGAGTTGGGTAAATACTGATATGGCAAATAATCTTACTCATATTCAAAGAGAAGATATGACACAACCAAAAGAACTAGCATTAATAGTGTCTAGGTTATTAGAGCTATCAAATACTTGTATACCTTTTGAATTATCCATTAATTGCAATCTAGAAATATAA
- a CDS encoding chlorophyll a/b binding light-harvesting protein, which translates to MQTYGNPDVTYGWWAGNSGVTNRSGKFIAAHAAHTGLIAFWAGAFTLFELARFDPSVPMGHQPLIALPHLAALGIGFDETGTFVGGTTVTSIAIVHLILSMVYGAGGLLHSLLFPGDMQDSEVAQARKFKLEWDNPDNQTFILGHHLIFLGVANIQFVEWARIHGIWDAAAGSIRQVEYNLNLASIWNHQFDFLSINNLEDVMGGHAFLAFFMITGGAFHIATKQVGEYTKFKGSGLLSAEAVLSWSLAGIGWMAIVAAFWCATNTTVYPVDFFGEVLDLKFGVAPYWVDTVELANGAHTSRAWLTNVHYYLGFFYIQGHLWHALRAMGFDFKRVTGAIGNIDTATVSLND; encoded by the coding sequence ATGCAGACCTATGGAAATCCAGACGTCACCTACGGGTGGTGGGCTGGTAATTCTGGGGTCACCAACCGCTCAGGAAAATTCATTGCTGCTCATGCCGCTCATACCGGCTTGATAGCTTTCTGGGCTGGTGCCTTCACACTTTTTGAATTAGCTAGATTTGACCCTTCAGTGCCTATGGGTCATCAACCTTTAATTGCACTGCCTCATTTGGCTGCACTTGGTATAGGTTTTGATGAGACAGGAACCTTTGTTGGTGGAACTACAGTTACATCAATAGCAATTGTTCACCTTATTCTTTCCATGGTTTATGGAGCTGGTGGACTTCTGCATTCTCTTTTATTCCCTGGAGATATGCAGGATTCAGAGGTAGCTCAGGCAAGGAAATTCAAACTCGAATGGGATAACCCTGATAATCAGACATTTATTTTGGGACATCACCTTATCTTTCTGGGTGTAGCCAATATTCAGTTTGTTGAATGGGCAAGAATACACGGTATATGGGATGCAGCAGCAGGCTCTATCCGTCAGGTTGAATACAACCTAAATCTTGCTTCAATATGGAATCATCAGTTTGATTTTCTTTCAATAAATAACTTGGAAGATGTTATGGGCGGCCACGCTTTCTTAGCATTTTTCATGATTACTGGTGGTGCTTTCCATATTGCTACTAAGCAAGTTGGTGAATACACCAAGTTTAAGGGTTCTGGTCTTCTTTCAGCTGAAGCAGTACTTTCATGGTCTCTTGCTGGTATTGGCTGGATGGCAATAGTTGCTGCCTTCTGGTGTGCGACAAATACAACAGTTTATCCAGTAGATTTCTTTGGTGAAGTCTTAGATCTCAAATTCGGAGTTGCCCCTTATTGGGTTGATACTGTTGAGCTAGCAAATGGGGCTCATACCTCTAGAGCTTGGCTAACTAATGTTCACTATTATCTAGGATTCTTCTATATCCAAGGTCATTTGTGGCATGCTCTTCGTGCAATGGGATTTGACTTCAAGCGAGTAACTGGTGCTATTGGCAATATCGATACAGCTACAGTCTCTTTAAACGATTGA
- a CDS encoding ATP-binding protein: MRNEKQLFRWADFIIPSTLKLSAHIHLIQGKVECKQKREFIELGLHEALVNAVRHGNLGDPKKKLRVRRIITPNWVVWQIQDQGLGIPSYERIFSLPSEIDAESGRGLFLIHECFDDVRWSRKGNRLQIASKRTDQPNAMGILDL; this comes from the coding sequence ATGAGAAATGAAAAACAATTATTTCGATGGGCTGATTTTATTATCCCTTCTACTCTTAAATTAAGTGCTCATATTCATTTGATCCAAGGAAAGGTTGAATGCAAGCAAAAAAGAGAATTTATTGAGTTAGGACTGCATGAAGCATTAGTGAATGCAGTTCGGCATGGGAATTTAGGAGATCCTAAAAAAAAATTAAGAGTGAGAAGAATCATTACTCCTAATTGGGTTGTTTGGCAGATTCAAGATCAAGGGTTAGGCATACCTTCTTATGAAAGAATATTTTCCTTACCTTCAGAAATTGATGCAGAAAGTGGGAGAGGTTTGTTTCTAATACATGAATGTTTTGATGATGTCCGTTGGAGTCGAAAAGGTAACAGATTGCAAATTGCTTCTAAGAGAACTGATCAGCCTAATGCGATGGGCATCCTGGATCTTTGA
- the mnmH gene encoding tRNA 2-selenouridine(34) synthase MnmH → MSGIGLPISYSLEIFQTNEGPIIDVRSPKEFLQGHWPNAINMPLFNNEERILIGTTYKQKGREKAIYLGLEITKPKLKSLKKQLEQISKESNKSNLRIYCWRGGLRSSSIGWLANALGLKPILLSGGYKDYRKWALKQFEKEWPLKLIGGKTGTGKTSLLLSLSKMGISTIDLEGLAIHKGSSFGGLGLPPQPSTEHFENLLANSLYLLSKNSPKGIWLEAESASLGKCRIPNNFYKQMQQAELVEITRSKEERLENLINEYSHHSKKDLQEATLRIQKRLGPQRTKKALESIQSQSWEEACLAMLSYYDKCYDYELNKKNKRESIDISGLSHKASAEKLIRLGYVY, encoded by the coding sequence ATGTCAGGCATTGGACTCCCAATATCATATTCTCTCGAGATTTTTCAAACCAATGAAGGGCCAATAATTGATGTACGTAGCCCAAAGGAATTTCTACAAGGTCATTGGCCAAACGCAATTAATATGCCATTGTTTAATAATGAAGAGAGAATATTAATTGGAACAACATATAAACAAAAAGGTCGAGAAAAAGCTATCTATTTAGGTCTTGAGATAACAAAACCTAAGCTTAAATCCCTTAAAAAACAGCTTGAACAAATAAGCAAAGAATCAAATAAATCTAATCTAAGGATTTATTGTTGGCGCGGAGGGCTTAGATCTTCAAGCATAGGCTGGCTAGCAAACGCATTAGGCCTAAAACCAATTTTATTAAGTGGTGGTTATAAAGATTACAGGAAATGGGCACTTAAGCAATTTGAAAAAGAATGGCCTTTAAAACTCATCGGTGGAAAAACAGGCACTGGGAAAACCTCTCTACTTTTATCCTTATCAAAAATGGGTATTTCAACAATCGATTTAGAAGGATTAGCAATTCACAAAGGAAGCAGTTTTGGTGGCCTTGGACTACCTCCCCAACCAAGTACTGAGCATTTTGAAAACTTACTAGCTAACTCTCTTTATCTCCTAAGCAAAAATTCTCCTAAAGGGATTTGGCTAGAAGCCGAAAGTGCCAGTCTTGGTAAATGCAGAATTCCCAATAACTTTTACAAGCAAATGCAACAAGCAGAATTGGTCGAGATCACGAGAAGTAAAGAAGAAAGGCTTGAAAACCTAATCAATGAATACAGTCATCATTCTAAAAAAGATCTTCAAGAAGCAACATTAAGAATCCAAAAACGCCTAGGACCTCAACGAACGAAAAAAGCACTGGAATCAATTCAAAGCCAATCATGGGAAGAAGCATGCTTAGCAATGCTTTCTTATTACGACAAATGCTATGACTATGAACTAAATAAAAAAAATAAACGAGAGTCAATTGACATCTCAGGATTAAGTCATAAAGCTTCTGCTGAAAAATTGATAAGGCTAGGATATGTTTACTAG